The following coding sequences lie in one Synechococcus sp. PCC 7336 genomic window:
- a CDS encoding sulfotransferase domain-containing protein: MRLPDFIIIGAPKSATTTLVSCLRKHPQIFISTPKEIGYFSRDYLYERGLDWYSNFFKEAKPEQVCGEASTEYSGNLDRTNTVERMYSAIPNIKLLYLMRHPVDRAYSHYLHKMRALELQGKIKSGQGITFEDAIEEHKEILDFSHYIKQINRYLSVFSRSSFHFALTDDFIGNIDEELVAIYDFLGIDKYPKQLDMAVEKHYSKTILNESVTRSKALQPLRSMPGYRQILNFFPKEVKDRIYEFVKNSFYGNLIEKQRFIPFPMLPETRQHLLNLFSGSNQELSCFLGRDLSAWSR, encoded by the coding sequence ATGCGCCTGCCAGATTTCATCATCATTGGTGCTCCAAAGTCTGCGACTACGACTCTTGTTTCTTGCTTGCGCAAACATCCCCAGATTTTCATCTCTACGCCAAAGGAAATTGGCTACTTCTCTCGCGATTATCTGTATGAACGCGGATTAGACTGGTACTCAAACTTTTTTAAAGAGGCTAAGCCCGAACAAGTCTGTGGAGAAGCATCAACCGAATATTCCGGCAACTTAGATCGAACCAATACCGTAGAAAGAATGTATTCAGCCATACCCAATATCAAGTTACTTTATTTGATGCGGCATCCAGTTGACCGAGCTTATTCTCATTACCTTCACAAGATGAGAGCGCTCGAATTGCAGGGAAAAATTAAATCGGGACAAGGTATCACTTTTGAAGACGCCATTGAAGAGCACAAAGAAATACTGGACTTCAGTCATTATATCAAACAAATCAATCGTTATCTGTCTGTATTCTCTAGAAGCTCGTTTCATTTTGCTTTGACTGATGATTTTATTGGAAATATAGATGAAGAATTGGTTGCTATTTATGATTTTCTGGGAATAGATAAATATCCGAAACAGCTTGACATGGCCGTGGAAAAACACTATTCAAAAACCATCCTAAACGAAAGTGTAACTCGGTCTAAAGCTCTTCAACCTTTAAGATCGATGCCTGGATACAGGCAAATTCTCAATTTCTTTCCTAAAGAAGTAAAAGATCGCATTTATGAGTTTGTAAAAAATAGCTTCTATGGAAATCTAATTGAAAAACAGAGATTCATTCCCTTTCCCATGCTCCCAGAGACTCGCCAACATCTTCTGAACCTTTTTTCTGGTTCAAATCAAGAGCTTTCTTGTTTTTTGGGAAGGGATTTGTCTGCTTGGTCTCGCTGA
- a CDS encoding YafY family protein, whose translation MIQPRYLERLLHLDALLRSANRHTTKTLAAELEVSDRTIRSDLAFLRDRFGAPLEYSRSRGHHYTETSWQLSSVPITDGELFALTLGARMLKAYSGSVYQRQLESAIARLATRLPEQEWVDLQQMADEQILFRSGAEIDLDPAIWHGLETACLQSRSVWMTYYTAGRNVYNERKVDPYLLHIYRGTNPYLIGYCHRRKEIRWFRVDRIQQLQVLEELFQRDPTFDARDHLAMIFQHEVGGVAQVVRIWFDAATAPFIRERRWHPSQALEEHSDGSLTLQMEVGGMNDLKRWVLGYGRGARVLQPPELVEMVRGEVEQMCKLYCPVAD comes from the coding sequence GTGATTCAGCCTCGCTATTTGGAGCGGCTCTTGCACCTCGATGCCTTGCTGAGAAGCGCCAACAGACACACCACAAAGACACTAGCAGCAGAGCTCGAGGTCAGCGATCGCACCATTCGCAGCGATTTGGCCTTTCTACGCGATCGCTTTGGCGCACCGTTGGAATACTCGCGCAGTCGGGGGCATCACTACACAGAGACAAGTTGGCAACTGTCGTCAGTGCCCATCACAGATGGAGAGTTGTTTGCCCTAACATTGGGGGCTCGCATGTTGAAAGCTTATTCGGGGTCGGTCTACCAAAGGCAATTAGAATCGGCGATCGCGCGCTTGGCGACTCGACTTCCCGAGCAGGAATGGGTGGATTTACAGCAGATGGCAGACGAGCAGATTCTGTTTCGGTCGGGGGCTGAGATTGACCTCGATCCGGCGATTTGGCACGGCCTAGAAACAGCCTGCTTGCAATCTCGCTCTGTGTGGATGACGTACTACACAGCAGGCCGGAATGTCTATAACGAGCGCAAGGTGGACCCCTACTTACTGCATATCTATCGCGGTACGAATCCGTACTTGATTGGATATTGTCATCGGCGGAAGGAAATCCGCTGGTTCCGGGTGGATCGAATTCAGCAATTACAGGTGTTGGAGGAACTGTTTCAGCGCGATCCGACGTTTGATGCCCGCGACCATTTGGCGATGATCTTTCAGCACGAGGTGGGCGGTGTTGCGCAGGTGGTCAGGATTTGGTTCGATGCTGCGACTGCGCCGTTTATTCGGGAGCGGCGCTGGCATCCTTCGCAAGCGCTAGAAGAGCATTCGGATGGCTCGCTGACGTTGCAGATGGAGGTGGGGGGCATGAATGACTTGAAGCGTTGGGTGTTGGGGTATGGCAGGGGGGCGAGAGTCCTCCAACCGCCGGAGTTGGTGGAGATGGTGAGGGGGGAAGTCGAGCAAATGTGCAAACTCTATTGTCCGGTTGCAGATTGA
- the cas6 gene encoding type I-MYXAN CRISPR-associated protein Cas6/Cmx6 translates to MNFLEIRFSLRGKTLLADHGYALYSALKKTVLEGKDFPADVLLYSVPGIPDRHGMVYLDRRSKLRLRCPAEQVQEWYRKLQNSVLDIQGHLIRLVRPQIALLEPSQVLKARLVTIKLEAIDHSEMPFHFLESCQKALARLEIEASVAIDSNGDGDLARRALKVKDKQVVGFGVVVENLKAEDSIALQRCGLGGRKHFGCGWFYPVKEGV, encoded by the coding sequence GTGAATTTTCTCGAAATTCGATTTTCTTTAAGAGGCAAAACATTGCTTGCCGATCATGGCTATGCACTCTATTCTGCATTGAAAAAGACGGTGCTAGAAGGGAAGGACTTTCCTGCAGATGTGTTGCTGTATAGCGTGCCTGGAATACCCGATCGCCACGGCATGGTGTATCTCGATCGGCGCTCGAAGCTGCGCTTGAGATGTCCGGCAGAACAAGTTCAAGAGTGGTATCGCAAGCTCCAAAATTCTGTCTTAGATATTCAGGGTCATTTGATTCGGTTGGTACGTCCCCAGATTGCTCTGTTGGAGCCATCTCAGGTACTGAAAGCTCGTTTGGTCACCATTAAGTTAGAGGCGATCGACCATTCTGAAATGCCGTTTCATTTTTTGGAGTCATGTCAGAAAGCTCTGGCGCGGTTGGAAATTGAGGCCAGTGTGGCGATTGATAGCAATGGAGATGGAGACTTGGCTCGCCGTGCCTTGAAGGTGAAAGACAAACAGGTGGTGGGCTTTGGAGTGGTTGTCGAGAACTTAAAGGCAGAGGATTCGATCGCGCTTCAGCGTTGCGGGTTGGGGGGAAGGAAGCATTTTGGCTGTGGTTGGTTTTATCCCGTCAAGGAGGGAGTGTGA
- a CDS encoding CRISPR-associated helicase/endonuclease Cas3, with product MSAKLKPDRLLAKSVEGRWRGSYSLAGHTADVVRAVTLLVETLGDRLVEQFDLGCDLDYLRKTARLAAYLHDWGKTSDHFQGVVRYWMPDASPKRHALDRPQLLRHEALSIFLAWEFRDWLQQADGDFTTALAAAGGHHLKMGRTDAFGNHEELGKMRSCGDDRVTCHLNHPDFKRVLRFGMKQLGCPSSIKLKVHPISEWSEDVVPQRRSQIEEFFLEWDCNAVLTAVVKALLVAGDSIGSAIGDSNLQLDRWIREDSITHTLTLEEISGISSARLGDNEPREFQKKLGAIVTRVGLARAGCGTGKTVGAYFWAKQHAVGRKLFFCYPTTGTSTEGFIDYVQDEVASVLLHSRASVDLELAKLNLELTTTGEEQEAGDGTENEASIKLNSFEAWEKKVTVCTVDAVLGLMQCHRRPMYCFPALANAAFVFDEVHCYDKSLFGALLRFLETVKAPVLLMSASFLPPQLDAIKQALGEPLSIVSGPAEVEAKPRYQFHDAEKPNWQRVEAELKSNGKVLWVCNQVSTAVAVYEEAQRRGLNAKLYHSRYRYEDRVRHHREVVDAFKQEQKKPVLAIATQVAEMSLDLSATLLISQIAPPAALIQRLGRLNRRYCDRALDAYFYADLKKHPYSPDERTRGLAMVQEFSGDVSQADLAQWLEQEDFTLKPERHSVLLEGEWRTYPGPLRQSGATITCLLERDRPLFGKQGRSQLSRYAVPLIANPKQVGQWPRHQGFPVAPSDAWDYCTEKGAIPIKSAKGSNI from the coding sequence ATGTCAGCTAAATTGAAGCCCGATCGCTTGTTGGCAAAATCTGTGGAAGGCCGCTGGAGAGGATCGTATAGCTTGGCCGGTCATACGGCAGATGTGGTGCGAGCGGTGACGCTCTTGGTGGAAACACTGGGCGATCGCCTTGTCGAACAGTTCGATCTTGGCTGCGATCTCGACTATCTTCGAAAAACAGCGCGGCTGGCAGCATATTTGCACGACTGGGGGAAGACGAGCGACCATTTTCAGGGTGTAGTTCGGTATTGGATGCCTGATGCTAGTCCGAAACGGCACGCGCTCGATCGGCCGCAACTTTTGCGTCACGAAGCTCTATCTATCTTTCTGGCTTGGGAATTTCGAGACTGGCTCCAGCAAGCAGATGGTGACTTCACGACTGCTTTAGCGGCTGCAGGCGGACACCACCTAAAAATGGGGCGCACAGATGCTTTTGGCAATCATGAAGAGTTGGGCAAAATGCGTTCGTGCGGCGACGATCGTGTGACTTGCCACCTCAATCATCCTGATTTCAAGCGGGTGTTGCGATTTGGAATGAAACAGCTTGGTTGTCCCTCAAGCATCAAATTAAAAGTGCATCCGATTTCTGAATGGTCGGAAGATGTGGTGCCGCAGCGGAGATCGCAGATTGAAGAGTTCTTTCTCGAATGGGACTGCAATGCTGTCCTGACTGCTGTTGTCAAAGCTTTGCTGGTAGCGGGGGATTCCATTGGTTCGGCAATCGGAGACAGCAATCTCCAGCTCGATCGCTGGATTCGCGAGGACTCGATTACCCACACTCTGACACTGGAAGAGATCTCAGGAATCAGCAGTGCGCGCTTGGGAGACAACGAGCCGCGTGAGTTTCAAAAGAAGCTTGGTGCGATCGTAACTCGGGTGGGATTGGCTCGGGCAGGATGCGGTACGGGCAAAACTGTGGGCGCATACTTCTGGGCAAAGCAGCACGCGGTAGGACGCAAGCTGTTTTTCTGTTACCCAACCACAGGGACGAGTACGGAAGGCTTTATCGACTACGTACAGGATGAAGTGGCCTCAGTGTTGCTGCACTCGCGAGCCTCAGTGGATCTGGAGCTAGCGAAGCTGAATCTAGAACTGACGACCACAGGAGAGGAGCAGGAAGCTGGCGATGGCACGGAGAACGAAGCGAGCATCAAGCTGAATTCGTTTGAGGCTTGGGAAAAAAAGGTGACTGTTTGCACGGTGGATGCGGTGCTGGGGTTGATGCAATGTCATCGCCGCCCGATGTACTGTTTCCCGGCACTGGCGAATGCTGCGTTCGTTTTTGACGAGGTGCATTGCTATGATAAGTCCCTATTTGGAGCGCTGCTGCGGTTTCTGGAAACGGTGAAAGCACCCGTTTTGCTGATGTCTGCTTCATTTTTGCCACCGCAGTTGGACGCGATTAAACAGGCATTGGGCGAACCGCTCTCGATTGTGTCGGGGCCAGCAGAAGTAGAGGCAAAACCCCGATATCAGTTTCACGATGCGGAAAAGCCTAACTGGCAGAGAGTCGAAGCAGAACTGAAGTCGAACGGGAAAGTGCTGTGGGTTTGCAATCAGGTCAGTACGGCTGTGGCGGTGTATGAGGAGGCACAGCGGCGAGGCTTAAATGCAAAGCTCTATCACAGTCGCTATCGCTATGAAGATCGGGTCAGGCATCACCGGGAGGTAGTGGATGCATTTAAGCAGGAACAGAAGAAACCCGTGTTAGCGATCGCGACTCAAGTGGCAGAGATGTCGCTCGATTTATCGGCCACGCTGCTGATTTCTCAGATTGCTCCCCCTGCGGCTCTGATTCAGCGTTTGGGAAGGTTGAATCGACGGTATTGCGATCGCGCTCTGGATGCCTATTTCTATGCCGATCTTAAAAAGCACCCTTACAGTCCTGACGAGCGAACTCGCGGATTAGCTATGGTGCAGGAGTTTTCTGGGGATGTCAGTCAGGCAGATTTAGCACAATGGCTGGAACAAGAAGACTTCACGCTGAAGCCAGAGCGACATTCAGTACTGCTAGAGGGGGAATGGCGAACTTATCCTGGCCCGCTACGTCAGAGTGGCGCGACGATTACCTGTTTACTCGAACGCGATCGCCCTCTATTCGGCAAGCAAGGGCGCAGCCAACTCAGTCGCTACGCCGTGCCGCTGATTGCAAATCCCAAGCAGGTGGGCCAATGGCCGCGCCATCAAGGGTTTCCAGTCGCGCCCTCGGACGCATGGGACTACTGCACGGAAAAGGGGGCGATCCCTATCAAATCAGCAAAAGGAAGTAATATCTGA
- the cas8a1 gene encoding type I-MYXAN CRISPR-associated Cas8a1/Cmx1 produces the protein MTEMTLSLFDPNTLLPHRAGIAGLALALDSLSPEKAPLEWEVTEDEVRLAWSGSDREAVEWIVKRTYAVEDGYLDVPALKLDPQARYTFTQGVMSTLLQHNQQRKLDSLQSLSFSVDPAQPELIVSYKPLIDCYYTRDFKDAFTNKGTFKSEITLKGHHLPGLLECFVNGAYKEAPPGFLALLFLPLACGYYKLPNLRSALVIPEVTNLKQSIKRRQKQSGRTYANFCASGAGESGLRFLLQGKTVENAEKLKFQYCEVYQLGGQAWNKNQAYLKQAVHRVRVTDETLNLYKTARLLFPAKVKVNNKGDTWFAVSTVLPWIADNLITDKPWYVGFYEFRKANQLYEREGLVKMTQNLGNEERVVFEAVQGAFSAFLRGQILQAQKQGRKLDYGQVTDKAIYRLQRPSTKQEFASALVNFISQHRSSAARGKGIQIASWIHSDENWRKARDLALLAIATYESKGKADPDISDADLND, from the coding sequence ATGACTGAAATGACGCTTTCACTATTCGATCCCAATACCTTGCTACCTCATCGGGCAGGCATTGCAGGGTTGGCGCTAGCGCTCGATTCGCTTTCGCCAGAGAAGGCGCCGTTGGAGTGGGAGGTGACAGAGGATGAGGTTCGGTTGGCATGGTCGGGGAGCGATCGCGAGGCGGTTGAATGGATCGTTAAGCGTACCTATGCGGTTGAAGATGGCTATCTGGATGTTCCCGCACTCAAGCTCGATCCACAGGCAAGATATACCTTTACGCAGGGTGTGATGTCTACTCTGCTGCAACACAACCAGCAGCGCAAGTTGGACAGCCTGCAGTCGTTGAGTTTTTCAGTCGATCCGGCGCAGCCAGAGCTGATCGTCAGCTATAAACCTCTCATCGACTGTTATTACACTCGCGATTTCAAAGATGCATTCACTAACAAAGGAACATTCAAGTCTGAAATCACGCTGAAGGGACATCACTTGCCAGGGTTGCTGGAATGCTTTGTTAACGGCGCGTACAAAGAGGCTCCACCGGGCTTCCTAGCGCTGCTATTTCTTCCCTTAGCCTGTGGGTATTACAAACTGCCTAACTTGCGATCGGCTTTGGTCATTCCAGAAGTGACCAACCTCAAACAGTCGATCAAGCGCCGTCAGAAGCAATCCGGTCGCACGTATGCGAATTTTTGCGCGAGTGGAGCAGGAGAGTCTGGACTGAGGTTTTTACTGCAAGGAAAAACAGTTGAGAATGCGGAAAAACTCAAGTTTCAGTACTGCGAGGTTTATCAACTAGGCGGACAAGCCTGGAACAAGAACCAAGCGTATCTGAAACAGGCCGTCCATCGCGTGCGCGTTACAGATGAAACGTTGAATCTCTACAAAACTGCACGACTACTCTTCCCCGCGAAAGTCAAAGTTAACAACAAAGGGGATACTTGGTTTGCCGTATCGACTGTCTTGCCCTGGATTGCAGACAACCTTATTACAGACAAGCCCTGGTATGTAGGTTTTTACGAGTTTCGCAAAGCAAATCAACTCTACGAACGAGAAGGATTAGTGAAAATGACTCAAAATCTCGGTAATGAAGAACGTGTTGTATTCGAGGCGGTACAGGGGGCATTTAGTGCCTTTCTGCGCGGACAGATTTTGCAAGCACAAAAGCAGGGGCGCAAACTGGATTACGGACAGGTCACAGATAAGGCAATCTATCGATTGCAGCGTCCGAGCACAAAACAAGAATTTGCGTCAGCTCTGGTGAACTTTATCAGCCAACACCGTAGCAGCGCAGCACGGGGCAAGGGAATACAGATCGCAAGCTGGATTCATAGCGATGAAAACTGGCGCAAAGCTCGGGATTTAGCCTTGTTGGCGATCGCCACCTATGAAAGCAAGGGCAAAGCAGACCCCGATATTTCCGACGCCGACCTCAATGATTAA
- a CDS encoding endonuclease domain-containing protein, which translates to MKETSNRIRGTTPELDRAAKQLRKKLTPAEACLWQALRNRQLRGLRFRRQHPIDRFIADFYCPACKLAIEVDGAVHDDRTEVDAARTQAMEAYGCRVIRFANQQVLNDLDAVLDAIYRAATSRSPPGTGA; encoded by the coding sequence ATGAAAGAGACTTCCAATCGTATTCGCGGCACTACGCCAGAACTCGACCGTGCGGCCAAGCAGCTTAGGAAAAAGCTAACACCTGCGGAAGCCTGTTTATGGCAAGCATTGCGGAACCGACAGCTTCGTGGATTGCGCTTTCGGCGTCAGCATCCCATAGACAGGTTTATTGCGGACTTTTACTGTCCGGCATGCAAGCTCGCGATCGAAGTGGATGGTGCAGTTCACGACGATCGCACAGAGGTAGATGCAGCCAGAACGCAAGCTATGGAAGCCTATGGCTGTCGGGTAATTCGGTTCGCGAACCAACAGGTTTTGAACGATCTCGATGCAGTTCTGGATGCGATCTATCGCGCAGCAACATCGCGATCGCCCCCAGGGACTGGGGCTTAG
- the cas7i gene encoding type I-B CRISPR-associated protein Cas7/Cst2/DevR: MSTHLFATIVTPTAVAANNRGEGDGSTLATLQTITRGNDQYTTVSAEAIRWAMREYFQHHYPGEINRTFDPDTDKYEFKDERCSAEKFIDDDLFGYMDAKKDKNNKNATVKRRGALEVCRAMSLDPYWGDVAFGSKGGAKDNKSIHSTQMHCTAYQYTIALTPEHLKQSARAGALLEALVGIRHVGGNHSRFLYEFRPESIVLRVTDDPSPWIMGCFKRIGEEVGCTELERVIQAGDVDAGEVVVGGKVAKTPYGQKLRNLNVKVFDGVKAAKDAAKARLTKVGVLA, translated from the coding sequence ATGTCAACCCATCTATTCGCCACCATCGTTACTCCCACTGCCGTTGCCGCCAACAATCGCGGAGAAGGCGATGGCAGCACTCTAGCCACACTACAAACCATCACGCGCGGCAACGACCAGTACACCACGGTCAGCGCCGAAGCGATCCGCTGGGCAATGCGGGAATATTTCCAGCATCACTACCCCGGCGAAATCAACCGTACCTTCGATCCCGATACCGACAAATATGAATTCAAAGACGAACGATGCAGCGCCGAGAAATTTATCGACGACGATCTGTTCGGATATATGGACGCCAAGAAGGACAAGAACAACAAAAATGCAACCGTGAAGCGGCGTGGCGCGCTAGAAGTCTGTCGTGCGATGAGTCTCGACCCCTATTGGGGCGATGTGGCCTTTGGCTCCAAGGGTGGCGCAAAGGATAATAAATCAATCCACAGTACCCAGATGCACTGTACGGCCTACCAGTACACGATCGCCCTAACGCCCGAACATTTGAAGCAGTCCGCACGCGCTGGAGCATTACTCGAAGCCCTAGTGGGCATCCGTCATGTAGGTGGCAATCACTCGCGATTTCTGTATGAATTTCGTCCCGAGTCAATCGTGTTGCGGGTCACGGACGACCCGAGCCCCTGGATTATGGGGTGTTTCAAGCGCATCGGTGAGGAAGTCGGCTGTACCGAGCTAGAGCGGGTCATTCAAGCTGGCGATGTTGATGCAGGAGAGGTTGTCGTGGGTGGAAAAGTCGCAAAAACCCCCTACGGTCAGAAGTTGCGCAATCTTAATGTCAAAGTCTTCGACGGGGTAAAAGCAGCCAAAGATGCAGCAAAGGCGCGGCTGACGAAAGTGGGGGTACTAGCTTAA
- the cas5 gene encoding type I-MYXAN CRISPR-associated protein Cas5/Cmx5/DevS, producing MEDWLYLDCPCTSFPRSFARDYKETYRYPPPSTVYGCLLSLVGEEDLTAHLGVKVAIGIIGDDVPISRIVRKQRHHKFSKKHQGVYSSAQFSKPNFQELLTGLRLVLRLNSTEETADVTLADRVAIALTTPGRISRFGGLSLGESWAMVNGIRSYRESDGSVRWLVKDPRGLIGLPVWIDRSTTRGTFQRFTLSDTFEDCCWVSIQEPYPADGLEAKLEKRTRA from the coding sequence ATGGAAGATTGGCTGTATCTCGACTGTCCCTGTACGAGTTTCCCCCGCAGTTTTGCGCGGGACTACAAAGAAACCTATCGCTATCCGCCTCCATCAACTGTTTATGGATGTCTTCTATCGCTGGTGGGTGAGGAAGATTTAACAGCACATTTGGGCGTGAAGGTGGCGATCGGCATCATTGGCGATGATGTCCCAATTTCGCGCATTGTTCGTAAACAGCGGCATCACAAATTCAGTAAAAAGCACCAAGGGGTTTACTCCAGCGCTCAATTCTCAAAGCCTAATTTTCAAGAATTGCTGACGGGGTTGCGACTGGTTCTGCGGCTGAACTCGACAGAGGAAACTGCTGATGTGACGCTAGCCGATCGCGTGGCGATCGCCCTCACAACCCCCGGTCGCATTTCGCGGTTTGGCGGTCTGAGCCTAGGCGAGTCCTGGGCAATGGTCAATGGCATACGAAGCTATCGCGAGTCCGATGGCTCGGTTCGATGGTTGGTCAAAGACCCGCGAGGGCTCATCGGCTTGCCCGTTTGGATCGATCGATCTACAACGCGAGGCACATTCCAGCGCTTCACGCTATCTGACACATTTGAAGATTGCTGTTGGGTTAGCATCCAGGAGCCATATCCTGCAGACGGGTTAGAGGCCAAGCTTGAAAAGCGCACTAGAGCTTAA
- a CDS encoding type I-MYXAN CRISPR-associated endonuclease Cas4/Cas1 has product MQTLSRISADRETIRVSALHALAYCQRLFYLEEVEELYTQDAAVFAGRRLHVELEKQEGEDWEDWFLESEELGLRGRVDAMRTRDGMVIPYEHKRGRCCRGENKQPQAWESDRLQILAYAYLIEMAKGIEIREGRIRYHADNVMVRVPLDDRGRAEVREAIARARLLRNSPARPPVTENERLCTRCSLAPVCLPEEARLAHEREWQPIRLFPADDPRQIIHVLEPGTRVGRKGDELKIQRRDCPMETLPVRQVAQIVLHSFSQISTQALHFCAANDVGVHWVSGGGRYIGSFDDRQGSIQRRIRQYEALTDGETCLRLARQLARCRGRGQRQFLMRAKRRLKTVPDSLVGAIAQIKVLLKRIERADSIASLLGLEGNVAALYFGALPAVLPDGVPEELRFEGRNRRPPRDRFNALLGFGYALLLKDVMNAILAVGLEPALGFYHQPRSQAAPLGLDLMEIFRVPLVDMPIVGSINRGQWDVKGDFEVRGEQVWLSDAGCKKFIGLYERRKAESWKHPMTGYSLTYRRLLELEVRLLEKEWMGEGGLFAQLVVR; this is encoded by the coding sequence ATGCAAACTTTATCTCGAATATCTGCCGATCGGGAAACCATCCGAGTCTCGGCACTACACGCGCTGGCCTACTGCCAGCGACTGTTTTACCTCGAAGAAGTGGAGGAACTGTACACGCAAGATGCAGCGGTATTTGCCGGACGGCGGCTGCATGTAGAGCTGGAGAAACAAGAGGGGGAGGATTGGGAAGATTGGTTTCTCGAAAGCGAAGAGCTGGGCTTGCGCGGACGAGTGGATGCAATGCGCACTCGGGACGGTATGGTGATTCCCTACGAGCACAAGCGGGGGCGATGCTGCCGTGGAGAAAATAAACAACCCCAGGCTTGGGAGAGCGATCGCCTACAAATTCTTGCCTATGCCTATTTGATTGAGATGGCGAAGGGAATTGAGATTCGCGAAGGGCGGATTCGCTATCACGCCGACAATGTCATGGTACGGGTGCCGTTGGACGATCGCGGTCGGGCGGAGGTGAGAGAAGCGATCGCGCGGGCGCGGCTGTTGCGCAATTCTCCTGCTCGACCGCCGGTAACGGAGAACGAGCGCTTGTGTACGCGCTGTTCGTTGGCTCCAGTGTGTTTGCCAGAGGAGGCGCGGTTGGCCCACGAGCGCGAGTGGCAGCCAATCCGATTATTTCCTGCCGATGACCCGCGACAGATTATCCATGTTTTGGAACCAGGGACGCGGGTGGGGCGAAAAGGGGACGAACTGAAAATTCAGCGGCGAGACTGCCCGATGGAAACGTTACCGGTGCGGCAGGTGGCTCAGATAGTGTTACATAGTTTTTCGCAGATCTCGACTCAGGCGCTGCATTTTTGTGCGGCTAACGATGTCGGGGTGCATTGGGTGTCGGGAGGGGGCCGCTATATCGGCAGTTTCGACGATCGCCAGGGGAGTATTCAGCGGCGAATTCGGCAGTACGAGGCGCTAACGGATGGGGAGACCTGTTTGCGACTGGCCCGACAGTTGGCCCGGTGTCGGGGGAGGGGGCAACGCCAGTTTTTGATGCGAGCTAAGCGCAGGTTGAAGACTGTGCCAGATTCGTTGGTTGGGGCGATCGCTCAGATTAAGGTGCTGCTCAAGCGGATAGAGCGAGCAGATTCGATCGCTTCGCTGTTGGGATTAGAGGGAAATGTGGCGGCGCTGTATTTTGGGGCGCTGCCTGCGGTGCTGCCAGACGGAGTGCCAGAGGAGTTGCGGTTTGAGGGACGCAATCGCAGGCCACCTCGCGATCGCTTTAATGCCTTGCTGGGGTTTGGGTATGCCTTGCTGCTCAAGGATGTCATGAATGCGATTTTAGCGGTGGGATTAGAGCCTGCCTTGGGGTTTTATCACCAACCGCGATCGCAGGCGGCTCCACTGGGACTCGATTTGATGGAAATTTTTCGGGTGCCGTTGGTGGATATGCCGATTGTGGGATCGATTAATCGAGGGCAATGGGATGTAAAGGGTGATTTTGAGGTGAGGGGCGAGCAGGTTTGGCTGAGCGATGCGGGCTGTAAGAAGTTTATTGGGCTGTACGAGCGACGCAAGGCTGAGTCTTGGAAGCACCCGATGACGGGCTATTCGCTGACCTATCGGCGTTTGTTGGAGTTGGAGGTGCGGTTATTGGAGAAGGAGTGGATGGGGGAAGGTGGGTTGTTTGCGCAGTTAGTGGTGCGTTAG
- the cas2 gene encoding CRISPR-associated endonuclease Cas2 produces MAEPRHWYLVCYDIRDPKRWRKVFKLLKGYGESLQLSIFRCRLNLRERERLRWELEEIMAAEDSLLVVGLCNRCVERIQVCNCPEAWPVEEQGFQIF; encoded by the coding sequence ATGGCGGAACCGAGACATTGGTATTTGGTCTGTTACGACATTCGCGATCCAAAGCGATGGCGCAAGGTGTTTAAGTTGTTGAAGGGGTATGGGGAGAGTTTACAGTTATCGATTTTTCGCTGTCGCTTGAATTTGCGAGAGCGGGAACGGTTGAGATGGGAGTTGGAGGAGATTATGGCAGCGGAGGATAGTTTGTTGGTGGTGGGGTTGTGCAATCGTTGTGTGGAGAGGATTCAGGTGTGTAATTGTCCTGAGGCTTGGCCTGTGGAGGAGCAGGGGTTCCAGATTTTTTGA